Within Piliocolobus tephrosceles isolate RC106 chromosome 7, ASM277652v3, whole genome shotgun sequence, the genomic segment tcaAAACTCAACCCTTTTCCAGCACCAGATAATTCATGCAGGAGTGAAGCCCTATGAgtgcagtgaatgtggaaaagccttcagCCGGAGCTCGTATCTTATTGAACACCAGAGAATACACACTAGGGCCCAGTGGTTTTATGAATACGGGAATGCCCTGGAAGGGTCCACCTTTGTGAGCCGTAAAAAGGTTAAtactataaagaaactgcatcagtgtgaagactgtgagaaaatatttaggTGGCGTTCACACCTAATTATACaccagagaattcacactggGGAGAAGCCTTATAAATGCAATGactgtggcaaagcttttaatcGGAGCTCACGGCTTACCCAGCATCAAAAAATTCACACGGGATAAACCACATATGTATAAACGTGTATATATGTGAATAAACCTACAGCCTTAACTTACTTATTTTATATGGGATCATTTATACTGACAAACATGTAGAATGTTGGTAAAGATTCAGAATTACTCTCAAAAAAATCCAacataaggccgggcgcggtggttcacgcctgtcatgccaacactttgggaggctgaggtgggcagatcatgaggtcaggagatcaagaccatcctggctaacacagtgaaaccccgtctctactaaaatttagctgggtgtggtggcgggcacctgtggtcacagctactcgggaggctgaggcaggagaatggcatcaacccaggaggcagagcttgcagtgagctgagatcgtgccactgcgcttcagcctaggcaacagagcgagactccatctcaaaaaaaaaaaaaaatccaacttcatataaaatgtatgttaatTTGCTGAAATGTTTGACCTTAACCTGTTCAATAAAGCCTGTCCCTCCACCCAGGGTGCAGTCTGCAGTTTGAGTTCACAGGTCCCTGTGAATGAGGGAGCGGCACAAGGAAGGCTCTACGAGCACTGCTAGACTTAGTAGGTTAAAATAATGTATCTCAACTGTTTCCCCTTAAGGATCAATGGCTCACACTGGCTTCAACAATAAGGAAATGCATTAGCTCATGTTGGAGGCGGTCCAGGAGTGCCTAGAATTCCAACTTCACATTAGATCCTTATCTTAGAACTTAACCCAGCCACCCAGGACCAAAGGGCCCAGCCCTATCCCCTTCTTCAGAGAGGCAGGCTGGGCTAGCAGATACACACCATCACTGCTGGTGCGGTTGGCATTCATGGAGCACATaccagtgccaggcacagaggcaaGGTGCCACAGCACGGGTTCTGAGGTCACACTTGTGTCCCAGGGgcttgctgtgtgacccaggACATCATTGCCCTCCTGAAACTTGGAGCCTTATTTGCGTATCTGAAAACATGCACTGTGAGAGGGCACTGAGAGGAAACAATGTAGAAGAACCTGTCTCACCATGCCTGTCAGAACGAGCACGCAGGTGAATGCTAGTGCACCTGCCCCTGCCCATGCCAGTGTCTCCAGCACACCCGTGTGTGCACAGGCCCTCAGACTGGGGCCTGGCGGGTCCCGGCACGGGGGCCccacttttttgggggggggggggggggcggaacGTGGTAAGGAGGAAATAAAGACAGacagtggagaaaaagaaaaaatgggccgggcacggtgactcacacctgtaatcccagcactttgggaggccaaggtgggtggatcacgaggtcaggagatcgagaccatcctggctaacatggtgaaaccccgtctctactaaaaatacaaaaaaactagccgggcgaggtggcggcgcctgtagtcccagctactcgggaggctgaggcaggagaatggcgtgaacccgggaggcagagcttgcagtgagctgagatccggccactgcactccagcctgggtgacagagcgagactccgtctcaaaaaataaaaagacgaAAAGGGGATGGAAAGAAGTGGTTGGGAAACATATGGGGAGAAGAACCTGAGAAGGGGTGAGGAGAGGGAGCGGGGAAAAAAGATGGTGGGAAGAAAAGATGTTCGAGCGAAGAACTTGGGGTGGCGGAGTGGGGAAGGAGGACTCTGGGGAGAACTTGGGGAGAGGAAGTGGGGGAAAACGATGGTAGGGAAAAGAACTTGAGCTGCAGTAGGGGCAGACCAGCAGACCGTAGGGCAAAAGGACAGATGGGAGGAGAAGCAGGATCAGGGAGGAGAACCCCAGTTGCTCCACTTTACAGGTCTGGATGTAATTTATGCTGTGGGACAGCTTTCCTTAAAACTCAGCCTGAAACAAAAACTGCCAAGAACTGAGGGTCTGAGATTTTATCCTTTGTAGAAGCTCACGAGAAATCCTGTAGCTGCTCCATCTAGGAGGGGACGGCAGGCAGATTACTCACCGCGGTTGTCAGGGCCCCATCAGTTCCCTTTGTCCACCATTCCCATGACGCAGAGGCGCAGCAGATGCAGGCACAGCTGAGAAATCTGGAGGTGAGGAGTGAGCCTGCTCTGTTGGGAGCTGGGGGGCCATTACCTCACCCTTCAGGTTTTCTGCTGCCAACACAACCTTGAGAAGTGGCCCAGGTGGAGCATGGTGGGGGTTCTTGGCACATGCAGGAACATGGAGGGAGGTGTGACTGATGGCAGGTGGCTTGCAGTCATCTGCTCAAGGCATGATGCTTTTTTGCTGAAATTGAATTTTCATGTGAATCTGCTGCTCAACCCTAATCTAATAGGCTGGCACCTTGTCCATTTGATTTTCTCACACAGCATCTAATTAAGGCTGATATTCACAGGCATGAGGCCAACAGCAAGACCTCAAGCCTGTCTCCACAGTCCTGGTCATTCAGGTATGAAGGAGTTCCAGGGGGAACCTGCTGAGTTTTGGTGCCACTGCCAATAATTACACAGAAATATTTGGGCCCCAAAGGCCCCCATCCCCAGTGGAGGGACACTTTGTGATCCCTTCCTCCCAAACGTGGCCTAGAGGGACACAGGTCACGCCAGGGCTTGTGACTGCCGGCTTGGGTCATGCCGCACTGGTTAGGCATCATGGCAGGGTCACTGAGATGTTGCAGCCTCAGCTGCCTAACCCAAGAGCAACTTGGGAATTTGTATCAGGTTGAAACAGGTTGTGCTGGTCCATGTGTTTGCAGGTTCCAGAGCTTTCCCTGGTGGCAAAGGACACAGCAGAGTCCAGGGTGCTTGTGTCCCCATGAGTTTTGTCTTTATAGCCTGTGGACGGGGATCTGACCCCTTGGTGGGCCTGAGTGACCACCAGCTGCTGCTGCTTAGCTCAACACGCTGTGGTGTGTTCCCAGACTACAGTGCTGCTCCCGGGGGCAAAGCCCTGACGGGTGACCTCCCACCTGCCCCTTCAGGGGCTCCTCCCAGTGTGGAAGGGCGATGGTGCTCTCCACAGCCACGAAATCAGTGTCCACTGTAACTCTGCCTTTTCTCCAGCCACGCTCTACCCACACCGGAACTTCTGTACATGCTGAGTATGTCTGCAACATCCCTGCCTCGGGCTGCGTGGCTGCTGATGAGGGTCTTGGCAGGTAATGTGCTTAGCCAGGTGGTCGCCTTCAGGTCTAGCGCAGGCATTGCTTTTTCTCTACTTCAGGCTTTCTGGGGCGCCCAACCATGGGACAAGAGCCAAGGCATCCACATGCACTACCTGCAGCTCCTGTTCCTGGCCTTCCGAACCCTGCTCTCAAAGACTCTGACCCTGCCTCCTCCTGGGCTCTTGTCATCTCCTCTTggccacttcctggttcatgatCAGGACAAAAGGAGGGGAACATCAGCCATATGGATGGTCTGAAAATTCCAGATTCTGTGCTAACCACAATGCTGTGTTCTTTCCACTAACAGCAACCAGCCAAAAGGGCTGGGGTGCAAGCTTCATGCTGCTTCAGCACCTGGATTCTCTCTGGACTGACATGGTCCTAGATCAGGGGTGGCAAACCATTCGCAGCTTTTTACATTTCTGAATGGTTGGGGAGAAAACAAGAGACTCGTGACATTTGAAGACTATGTTAAAATCAAATTTGTGCACAGTGTCCCTGGGCTTGGTGATGCCCAGGTGTCTTCATGGAGCCTCTGGCAGCTTTCCTGCTGCAGCAGTGTTTACCACACCAGCCAGAGCACCTTAACTTGGAAGATAACTTCATGCCTTCCAGCCACTGAaggattattttttcctctcagcCCTTAGTGGTTTCTTCACCTAAATGTCACAGTACAACTGAGAATAAGGCAACTGGGTCAGTTCAACAGAAGTAAACCTAAAGTCCAACAATCCAGGTTAGACATTAGCCACGGAGGGATGGgaggagtccttttttttttttgagatggagtctcactccgtcccccaggctggagtgcagtggcgcgatctcggctcactgcaagcttcgcctcccgggttcataccattctcctgcctcagcctccttagtagctgggactacaggtgcctgctaccacgcctggctaattttttttttttttgtattttttgtagagacggggtttcgccgtgttagccaggatggtctcgatctcctgacctcaggtgatccacccgcctcggcctcccagagtgctgggatgacaggtgtgagtcaccgcgcccggctgaggaGGAGTCCTCTTCTGGCTGCAGGATGTGGAAACGACACATCATGTCCATGGGGCAGCTTGTTGAGAGCCAAGGCTGTGAGCACACGAGTTAAAATTCAAGCTGCTGCACAGCTTTGAGATCTGAGTATCACGTGGAAGCATCCAGGCGGCCCCGGCACACAGGCTGTGGTTCTTctgtggagagggagaggaggggctgCTCGGGGTAGTGCAGGTGCCGGACTATCCTGTGACCTGCTCACACAATTGTGCAATTTGGGCTTCAGGAAACTCAGCTGAAGAgtttccaggccaggcgcggtggctcacgcctgtaatcccagccctttgggaggccaaggaaggctcacgtgagcccaggagttgggaggctgcagtgagctgtgatcgcaccactgcactccagcctgcgggacAGAGTGAGGCCATCtccacaatatataaataaataaaaacattttgggtTTCTGTTTTGGAGACAATAAATTATAACCTAGGCCTAGAATTGCTTTTTATCTCAACTATCAGAATAGTCTTCAATTTATGATACTGAATTGAAACTATTTGGAGCTTTCTAGAAGCTTCACAAAGTGGAGCGGAGCAAGGGCCGGGCCCAGGCCATTTTATAAATCCCCGAGTCCCCAGTGCATGCAGCTGGACTCAGAGCCCCAGAAATGTTTGCTGAAAGAATGAGTGATGCAGCCGGGGAGGTATCCAGGCTTTGAGCTCAGGACAGTGCCGCAGGAGAGGGAACTCACTAGCAAGTTTCCACAGAGAGCTAAGGCCAAGAAAACCAAGGGAGTAATTTCCCAGATGCAGACATCTGTTCTCTATGCAAGGCCTTGCACAAACCATGGGGACAAAGATGGACAGAgccagcccctgccctggagTCCAGGTCTAATGGAGACTGACCACTGACAAGGATGGACAGGTGCTCTGCATTGGAGGGGTCCAGTGGGCTTATGGGGTTGGCcccaaccatgcctggcctaagaatggtttttaaatggaaaaaaatactttgtgacacatgaaattaaaatttcatgactgggtgcggtggctcattgctgtaataccagcactttgggaggccgaggtgggcagaacaccagagcccaggaattcaagaccagcctgggcaacatggtgaaaccccatctctccaaaaaatatgaaaattagctgggcgtggtgtggtatgcctgtgagcccaggaggttgaggctacagtgagccatgatcgtgccactgcattccagactggatgacggggagaccttgtctcaaaaaaagggaaaatttcaatatccattaaaaaaatgttattggaggtcaggcttagtggctcatgcctataatcccagcactttgggaggccaaggtgggccgatcacctgaggtcaggagttcaagaccagcctggccaacatggtgaaaccctgtctctactaaaaatacaaaaattagctgggcgtggtggtaggcgcctataatcccagctgtttgggaggctgaggcaggagaattgcttgaacctgggaggcagaggttgcagtgagtcgagatcgtgccattgcacaccagcctaggcaacaagagtggaactcccgtctcaaaaaaagtattggaacacagccatatcTATTTGTTTACGTATTGTGTGACTGCTTTCAAGCCACCATGGCAGGGTGGACAGAAACTTCATGGCCCACAAAATCTAAAATGTTTACTCTCTTGCCCTTTGTGGGAAGAGTTTGCTCACTGCTGAGCCAGAGGAAGTGGCCTCTAAGTCTGCTCCATGCTGCAGGGATCTCAAGTCCAACTGGATCATGTCTGCCCTGATTAAAACCCCACTGCTCCCCTTGCCCCAGTGGAATGACCAGAATCCTGTGTCTGGCCTTGAGGCCAGCTGCTGTCCCTGCACTTGCCCTCTCTGTCCCTCACTCCCCTGCACTCAGGCAGTGCCAGCCCCAGTCCCGGGAATGGCTCACTCCCCTGCCTGTGTCTCACAAGCtgtcttttcatggctgtgtCTTGGTTTGCCTGGGTCCCCGCTTGAGACAAGCCCAAGGGTTCACAGATGAATTGAGGCAAACACAGATTCCCAATGAGAGACGGTGAGAGGTCAGCCTGAGGACCGAGGGCAGGTCTGTGCTCTGGGCTCCACACAGGCTTTGCAAAGCAGCTGGGAGAAGCAGAAGCATGGGGCTGTCCCTAAAGCTGCTGTCCCTGCAGGGCCAGGGTCGGTGACTGAGAAAGGCAACATAGTCTCAGCTGCCACAGCCCCAGCCACATCCACATCTGGGGACGGAGAATGCAGGAAGTGGCTGGTCATATTCCTGACCCGAAGACAGTGGTAGGGACAGTGCCTTCAGGGAGACAGGAGGGCTGTACCTGAAACTCAGTGAGGGTGGGATGAAGTCGAGCGAACGACCAGATGGCAGTAGCCACAAGTATGCGCCTTGGAGGGCACCTGGGCCCCTCCAAGAGTCTGCTGACCCCGTCCCCAGGTACTCCTCTGCACCCCGACATGTCAGAACTGCCCATGGAGGATGAGGAAGAAATCCAGGCTAGTGGAGGAGACAAACCAAAAACTGCAGACAAGACAAACAGCCAAGCAACCCCAGGCACTCAAAGACAAGGGGAGGTTTCTCCGCAGAGAACAGACCAAACATGGTCCAGAAGTGCTCCCTGGAGGCAGGGGCAGTCAGCTGGAACCCAGTTGACCGAAAATGGCTCGGCAAAGGCAGCCCCAAAGCCCCTCCTGGAACAGTTATGCTGGAAGCTGCAAAGCTGGCTACAACCCCTGCACACACCCGCCCTAGAGGCACCCGGGAGAGGTCCCTGCCACCAATCCACCCTGGTGACAGCCTCTCTGCTAGGCTCTAGCCTCCTCCCTTGCACCCCTCCACATAGCAGCCAATCACCAGATCATGTCTCTCCTTTGCTGAAAACCCTCAAAAGGGCTCCTCTATCACTCAGAATTGAGCCAAAGTCTTTAAAAGGCCCTAGGGCCCTGACCTCTGTACCCTCCCCAACATCACCTCCCCTCAATGATCACCACCTACTTGGCTGCAGCCAGGCAGGCCTTAAGCACGTTAGGCCTCCCCACGCTGGCCACCTGTGCACCGTCCTCCTTACCTTGTGCTGCCCCCCTCAGAGCGCTGTGCCCCTCGCTCCTTCAAGTCCTCGCTCAGATGTCACACCCTCAAGGAAGGTCACCCCATCAGCACACAGACCGCACCCTATTTGCTGCATCCCATCCCAACCTCTGATGAGCTAGTCcagtaaatttttattatttattttacaatgtttcccctcccctcagccccacTAGAATGTCAGCTCTGTGGGGTCAGGGATttaaggcagaagaatgaaaatgccCAACCTAAAATACAAGATCTACAAAAGCACCTGGCTACATGGGGCCAGGCTGAGCAACTGTATGGTGTCTACAAAGGGCCTCAACCTGGCCACATAGCCACGCCCAGCAGCAAGACAAATGTACAGGGAAAGGGAGGGTGTGAGCTTAACACCCACCTAGAGAAACATGTTGTTTACAGCTGCTTtacttccaaaaaagaaaaaaaggcatagcTCTCTTTTTCAATTAAACAGAAGACTACATAATTATGTTCAAACACTCTCACTTAAGAGCCTGCCTCATGGCAAGGGCAGAGCTGTTCTGGGACGAGTCAGCTGCACTTTTGGCACCATCTCAGGTGCCTATCCAAGCCTGACCTGAATGGGACTGGCCAAGTGAGGGGTCAGTCCTGCAGTCTGCGCTCACACCTCTTCTCCAGATCTGCCATCTCCTTTAGGACCAGAGCCACGCTGTACCGCAGCTCCTGGAATTTGGCTGTGGGGACCTCGAAGCGGTATGCTGACCCATCTGAAAGCTTCAGCTGCATCAGGACGCTGGGCTGCAGGGAGCGAGCCAGGGCACTGGTGGAGATTGCTACATCCACCCGCCACCGAAAGTCAGCAACATGGGGCAGCCAGGCCCCCTGCTGCTGGGCCACGGAATCAAGGAGGGGCCGCTGGCTCCCAAATACCACGCTGGCCAAGTCCCCGACCAGGTCTTGGGGGATGCAGAGCTCCTGCAGCTGGTCCCTGAAGGTGTCAGGCTTCAGGCTGGCGGGGGGCAGACGGAGGGCTTGCTGGAGCAGCGTGTGCATGCCTGCCAACAGGGCACCCAGCCGCTCCTCCGGCAGGTCGGCGCTGACCCAAAGACGCTGCACAGCCTCTCGGCAGTCCTCCCCCTGCAGGCTGCTGaccacaagcttcagcaaccttCTGAACGTGCTCCTGTCTAGGTCCCCTAGTAGCCGGGCCATTGCTGCCACCTCTGGAGGAAGCTGGGCCCCCAAGAAACTCACTCGGCCACTGTGACTATCACCAGGATGATGCAGGTACGGAGCTGCAGCCCCCGCAGCAGACATTGCTGCTGCTTCCTCCTTGATCAGCCAGCCCAGGAGGTCGGTCCCAGATGCAGATGCCTAGAGTGGGGCAGGGGGAGAAGACCAGTGACTCTCACGTCCTTTGGGCCAGCGAGTGAGGGCTGATATGGTCCCCATCATCAGGATGCTGACAGTGTGAACTACCAATGGCAGTCAGTGCTGGGGAGGTGGCCCTGGGAGCAGGTGGCAGAGGGGTCCATGACGGTCCCAGGAGGAGTGGAGGCCTCCCAGAGGAAGTGACATCTAAGGCATGAAGGGCAAGCAGGAATTGGCAGAGAAGTCGCGGAGCAGGGAGGAGGACCAGGAAACAGCACAAGTTCCCCAAGTAAGTTAACAGATGAAAGAATGAACTAGGGGAAAGGTCCAGGGAACATAGGGACATGGGCAGCTGGCACCACGGACCACACTGAGACCATTTAACTGTTCAGCCTTGAATCCTTCACAacagcaggcaggaagaaataCCATTCCTACCTGACAGGGAGATCAGgctctaggccaggtgcagtggttccagcctgaaatctcagcactttgtgagggcGAGGCcagcggattgcttgagcccaggagttggagaccaacttGGGCATCATAGCAAggccccgtttctacaaaaaatttaaaaaaccagccaggcgtggtggtgcacgtctgtagtcccagctactcagaaggctgaggacaGAGGATCCCTTGGGTCGTGGCTGCAGTGAGGCgaaatcgagccactgcactccagcctggacaacagagtgagatgctatgAGGAAGGAAGCacggaaggaagggagggagaggagagagggagggagaaagaaaagaaaagtaaaaagaaatcaaagctgTAAACACAGCTGCCAAAATCAAGGACTGGAGCCTAGACCTGTCTATTCAGAAGTCCCAGCGGTTTCCACCACAGCCCTCAACCCCCGGGCTGGAGGCGCCGAGCAACGGGTGGCAACAGAGGCAAGTGCCGCATCTAAAGAGGGTGCCAGGCACCTGATGGGGGAGCGCAGCAGCACAAGCACCTGCTCACCTCAGCACAACAGGGGCTGGAGCAGAGCTCGGCGGGGCACAGCTCCTGTCCTCAAGGCACTTGTCAGGCCACCGCACAGCGCTGGGGGAATCCAGGGAGCTCCTCAGGGGCTTCACGGCGCCCCCATTCTCCCTGAAAGTCAACGACCACCCACTGCCAACTCCTTCACCGCCCCGCCAGCACCAGCAGCGCCTTCCCACTCCAAAGGGCCATCCGGGAAGGCCTCCGAGCTGCCCGCTTCCGGTCACGCGGCTTGGCAGGCCGGGTTCGCACCCCAACTCCGTACCCGCGGTTCTGATGGGGGCGCGGGGGCCTTGGTGCACAGAGTCGAGCGCCCGTCGCCGCCCCCACGGTTCGGGGCCAACCTACCGGCGGGCGCCCCTCCGCGGAAAAACCCCGCAGTATGGAGAGCTCCCCGGACACAGCGGCGAAGCAGCCTTTCCTAGGCCCGCACCCCTAGCTGAGGAGGGAGACTCCACCCGACTCCACCCCACGCTCCCGCGGTCCGAGTCGCCCCCAGCACCTGGCGCCGGCGATCCCCAGCTGATGCAGCCAAAATCGGGCCTGGTCCCCGGAAGCGCCCCGAGGGCCACTTCCGGGTCGCTCTAGGCAAGCTGCAAGGACCGCCCCACTATGGTCCGCTGGCCCGAGGGGCGGAGCCGAGACCTcgccaggccccgccccctccccgcccgGGTGAGTCGGGAGTCGCCGCCTCGGGGTCCCAGGCCtggtcttagttttttttttcttcccccgaGGAAAAGGGAAACAGAAGGCGGTGTTTTGTTTCCGTTTCTGAGGTAGAAACTGCAGCCTGGGCCCGCGTCTCCCTCCCCGCTCGCGCAGAGGAGGGTAAAGCGGCAGACGCCTCCCGTGGTCGGGGTCAATATTCCAGTCACCTGACGCTGAGGCGCTCGCTGGCTTTCGTCGGCTCCGGGGGGCGGCGGGGAACGGCGGGACCTTGCGGATCAGCGCGGAGCGGAGCCGAGCGGGCGTCCCTGTCCCGCGTGCGCGGTCTGCGCCTCCAGGGTTTTGAGAGCTGCCCCGTTTCCCCTCCGGTCGGGTGGCGGCCGGCGCGGGTGACTCCGTTCCGCCTTGGGCTGCTCTGTTGGGCCCTAGTGCAGGAGCTTGGTCCGAAACAATGGCCTCCCATACGTTTGTTTAACATGTATTTTACTATAGTGAAAAATAATGTGccaaaatcattgaattgtataaaatgggtgaatttatatagtatgtgaattatagcgcaataaaacttttttttttttttttaaagactgaaagaAGGGAAACAACCTAATTAAATGGGCAGAAGATTTGAGTGGACATCAAGGAAGATACAAAGTGAGTAATGGGTACCTGAAGCCTTCAGCATCGTTGGCTATTAGAGAAATGTGAATTGAAGCCACAGGGAGGTGCCATTTCATACCATTAGAAGggttataataaaaatgacaggctgggcgcgggggctcacgcctctaatcccagcactttgggaggccgaggcgggcagccagatctcaggagaactctaTCGTGAGCACATAACTTAAGAGTATGGCAGTGAACCATTCCTGAAAAGCCACCCCCACGAtctgatcacctcccaccaggccccacctccagcactggggattacctTTGCGGGGGAACACAGATGCAAACCACAtcagccatacaatggaatagtgtTCAATAACAAATAGGAGtggagactgggtgtggtggctcatgcctataattccagtactttatGAGGActaggtgggaggaccacttaaggctagtagttcaagaccagcctgggtgacatatcAAGgcttcatttttacaaaaatttttaaaaagccaggtgtggtggtgtgcacctgtagcaggggtccccaaccctcaGGCTATGGACCACTACAGTtcagtggcctgttaggaactggcctcacagcaggaggtgagggcagcctatagtcccagctacttgagaggcagagtGAAGACCCCtcgagtccaggaatttgagaccagcctggggaacatggcaagactccacttctaaaacaaaacaaaacaaatcaagtcTAAAAACCATGCTGAGGGAGGACTGTTTAAAGGGAATGGATCTGGGAAGTTTAGAAAGAGACTACGTCTGTAAGGTgttatttccctttaaaatatctGAAGCAAAAAGGTGAAGTGCTATCATTTGTGAGGTCAGGGCAGTGGTTACATGGCAGACCCACCCCCTCCAGAAGTGAGGAGAGCCAGGAACCTGGGGGTGAGTTTTGGAGACAGTTCCCACCCaaaggccagagtgcctggaGAACTCTCATCCtattgtagcaggacgagctgcaGACAGAACTTCTCAGACACTGGGTTAAAGAAGGACGGGGTTTTATTGGGCCGGGAGCTTCGGCAGACTTGTGTCTGAAGAGCCAAGCtccttgaaaaagaaattattggcCCTTTTAAGAGCTTACAACTCTAAagggtccacgtgaaagggttATTATGATAGATTGGGCAAGCGTGGAGaatgtgactgggggctacatgcatcaacagaacagaaagttttacAGTGCTTTCTTATGcaatgtctggaatttacagataacataaGCAGTTCAGGTTAGaggttgatattattattatattatttttaaccacCAGGGCTAAGATCATCTGGCTatttatcttctgtttctttctttttgttttctccctcttctcctgtCTTTTAAACTAGTCAAGACGGGGAGAGGAGGGCAGCATGAGAAGTggtggtctccttccttactATGATTAACATTTATAAGTTAATTTAGCTTGAAACAATTTCAAGCTTAGATAAAAGGTTGCGTGAATAGTGCACCTGCCCAGAGACCCCCATTCAAGGGTCACCAGGTGTCCCTGCGATGTCTCTGAAGGAAAATACCCTGTTACCTGGCAAGAGTGGTGTCATCTTGAAGCAAAAGCACTGTGGTGGCCGATGTTAGACTCCTGCATACCAAGGTCTTCACACAAGGCCTCTAGCATTGATAACC encodes:
- the COMMD5 gene encoding COMM domain-containing protein 5; the encoded protein is MSAAGAAAPYLHHPGDSHSGRVSFLGAQLPPEVAAMARLLGDLDRSTFRRLLKLVVSSLQGEDCREAVQRLWVSADLPEERLGALLAGMHTLLQQALRLPPASLKPDTFRDQLQELCIPQDLVGDLASVVFGSQRPLLDSVAQQQGAWLPHVADFRWRVDVAISTSALARSLQPSVLMQLKLSDGSAYRFEVPTAKFQELRYSVALVLKEMADLEKRCERRLQD